The Cellulophaga sp. RHA19 genome includes the window GAGTTGGTTATTTTACTGTTAGCCAATATGATTTTGGCAGCGATGAATTAAAGGCAGATGAAAAAACATATATTCGTCGTTGGAGATTAGTGCCTAAAGATCCTAAAGCATATGCAAGAGGCGAATTAGTAGAACCAGTAAAGCCTATAGTTTATTATTTAGACCCAGGAACTCCTGAAAACCTGAAAGAATATATAAAACAAGGTATTGAAGATTGGCAAAAACCATTTGAAACAGCTGGATTTAAAAATGCAATAATTGCGCGTGATGCTCCTACCGCTGAAGAAGATCCAGAATTTAGCCCAGAAGACATTCGATATTCTATGATACGCTATGTAGCTAGCACAACAAGAAATGCTGTTGGACCAAGCGTATCTGACCCTAGAAGTGGAGAAATTATAGAAAGTGACATTATCTGGTACCACAACCACTTGCGTAGTTACAGAAACAGATATTTATTAGAAACTGGAGCGGCTAACCCAAGCGCAAGAACATTAAAAACAGAGCCTAAAGAAATAGGTGATATGATGCGCATGGTTATTGCCCATGAAGTTGGTCACGCTTTAGGATTCCCTCATAACATGGCCGCTAGTTACGCGTACCCTGTAGACTCCCTACGTAATGGCGAGTTTACACAAAAAAATGGTATTGCTGCTAGTATTATGGATTATGCTCGCTACAACTATATAGCACAACCTGGTGATAAAAACATTAGATTTATTAGACAAATGGGACCTTATGACCATTATGTTACAAACTGGGGCTATCGTTATTTAGCATCTGAATCACCAGAAGCAGAAATACCTACATTGAATAAATGGATCTTAGAAAAAGCAGATGACCCAATTTATAGGTACGGCAGACAGTCTAGTCGCTTTGATCCACAATCACAAACTGAAGGATTAGGAGATGACCCTGTTAAAGCAAGCACATACGGAGTTAAAAATCTAAAGTATGTAGCAAAAAATCTTAGCAGTTGGACATCAGACAAAACAAATAATTACGATGACTTAGAAGAGTTATACGGAGAATTATTAGGTGTTTATAGTAGATACGCAGGTCATGTAGTTACTAACATTGGTGGTGTTTTTGAAAACTTAAAAACTCCAAAACAAAGTGGCTCTGTATACACAGTTTTAAGTAAAGCAAAGCAAAAAGAATCTATGAAATGGTTACAAGATAATGTGTTTAGCACACAACCTTGGTTAGTAGACAAGACCATTTTACAAAATATAGACCACGCTGGCTACCCAGAAAATTTACGTAAAGTACAAGCCAGACACTTAAACAGTATTTTAAGTGCAGATCGCATTGGCAGATTGTTAGATGCAGAAACAACAAATAAAACGTATTACAGCGCCTTAGAAATGTTAAGTGATCTACGCAAAGGTATTTGGAAAGAAGCCTACACAGGTAGAAGCGCAGATATTTACCGTAGAAATTTACAACGCACCTATGTAGAACGTATGCAAACACTACTAACAGCTAAAAACGGTAGAGGTTCTAGTTTTGATGTAACCACTTCCGATGTTAGCTCTTTAGTTAGAGGAGAACTAAGAACATTACGTTCTAAATTAAAACTTGCTAAAAACGGAAATATAAACACCGTAACTCGCTACCATTATGAAGATGTAATTGCTAAAATAGACCAAGCATTAGATCCAAAATAAATAGAGTTTTAAAAAATAAAAAAGGGCAATCTGTTTAGATTGCCCTTTTCTCTTTTACAACACAAAAGCTTATTTTTTGGTAAGCACATCTGTACCTAAAAGCTTGTCTTCTTTATTAGTATACCAAGCTCTAATAGCCGGCATACGCACACCGTTTATAATTTCAGAATTGCTTAACACAATATACTCTCCATCATTCTTAGACTCATCGTGATAAAACTGATACCTTTCCATATCTAAAGACTTAGGGTCAAAATAGAAATACCACGTATCCTTACCAACTTCTTTATCATAAGTAGCTTTTATAACTTTATACCATTTTTGATTAATTTTTTTAGAGTAAATTTTAGGATCTATTATGGTACCTTTATCTTTTAGCTTCATTGGCAAACCATACAGATAGGTATAATAATTTCTCATAAAAAGTGCTCGCTCTTTAGTAAACTTAAACGTTTTTTGTTCGTCGGCATTTCTTATTTCTTTGTCATAAATAAAAAAACTAACACTATCATTTACAATTTTAGTAGTACGCTTTTTCCCATCTACTTTATTAGACAAAATAAAAGTACTCTTAGGTATATCTATATGAATATCCGTAACTCTATCTTCTTTATTTGGCGTACTCATAGTTACCACTAAATCTCCCTTAAAGGTTGGCCAATTATTATTAGGGTCGTGACGAGAAATTACTTTTTCTAAAAAATCCAAAGCACTTTCTTCTTGTGCTTTTAAAGTTGTTAAACAACTAACAAATAGCATTATTACAAGGAAACTATTTTTCATAAAATATATTTTTTTCAATTTACAACAAAAGGTTAATGTTTAGAAAAAATTTATCAACTAGATAAAACTTATGTAATTTGTAGTAAAAAGTAACCTATGAAGAAATCATCAATCTCCGCATTAATATTAAGCTTAACAACAACAGCTTTGTGTGCACAGCAAAAAAATCAATTTAAATTAGATCCTATAATTTTAGAAACAGCTATTAACAAAACGTATTTGCCACAAAAAAAAGATGACTTATCTAATACTTTTGCTAGTTACAACAAAGAACATTTATTAAAATATAAACAAGATAATTTTCTGCTCACTCCTCCTTTAAAACAAAAAGCAGAATTTATATCTAAAATGCCTGTACACAAACCCAAGGGAAAATCTATAAGCAATACCATAAAAATAGATTCAACAGTTAATTACAGCTTACGAATTATAAAGCTTTAACCAATAAGGTTTAAAACAAAAGAAAGCCCAACACTTAAGGTATTGGGCTTTACTTTTTATAGTATTTAATTATGATATAGTTGCCGGTGGCACACTACTATCATGTTCATTATAATACAGCTCTAACATATTTATTGTTGCCGTCATCAAATCTTTTGTCTCTAGCAATAAAGAGAAATAAAGCGTTGTATTTTTAGGACTAGATTCTTCTGTTCTAGTACGCTCTACTTGCTTCTGTATTTTCTGAGAAAGCAACTCAAACAATGCTTCTTTCTCTTCTAAAATTTGTGCAATTTTATCAAAAGAACGTGTTTCAAATACAGCTTGAGTTTCATTTAAAATATGCTCCAATTTATAGTCAATTTCTTTTAACTCTTTAATTTGGTTGTATTTTAATTTTTTGTGATTGTTGTTTATATGCTTGTATGAAATTTTAGTAATATACTCTAATGACTGAGCCATATCTTGTAACGAGCCAAGTATATTAATATAAAAGTTACTTGCACCAACACTAGCATCGTCTAAATTTTTGATAAAATAAAATATGTGATCTCTTAAATCATCTACCTCATCACCTAACTTAACCACTCCTTTTTTATTCTTTTTAAGAATATCCAAGTTTTGCTTAGCCAAACCATCTATAGCATTTGTATATATTTTGTTGGTTCTTTTTACAACGTTAGCTGTATTTTTAGCACTTTCTACAATAACACCTTGTATAGAGCTACTTTCTGCTCTTCTAAGACTATCTTCTGCTTTTATTTCTTTAGACTTTTTATTGTAAGAGATATAATTTCTTGCCAATAACAATATTGCTACAAATAATAAAATAGCTATGGCAGCGCCAGTACCAAAATTAATAAGAGTTAAAATAATACCCGCGGCTGTAAATGCAATAATTGCAGTACCAAACCATCCGCCAATAACATTTAAAACACCAGCCACTCTATAAACAGCACTTTCTGCTCCCCAAGCCCTATCTGCTAATGATGTACCCATTGCAACCATAAAAGTTACGTAAGTAGTAGACAAAGGCAATTTAAATGATGTTGCCACAGATATTAAAATACCTGCAACCACCAAGTTAACAGCTGCCCTTACCATATCAAAAGCTGGCATATCATACGTTTTATCTTTAGCCAGAGCTATCTTTGGCTTTTCAAATCTAGCTTCAACCTTATCCGTAATAGATTTAGGCATAACAGATGATGTGTATGTAGAAATTGCTATTCCAATTCTAACTATTCCTCTAGATAAAAAGTTAGGTTCAAAACGCTCTTTACCTTCACCTTCTCTAGATAAGTTAATTTCAGTTTCTGCAACATAACGTGCCTTTTTAGAAAACCATAAAGTAGCCACCATAATCATCCCAGAAATAAACAACAACAAAGTTGGTGTTGGTACTTTTTCTGTTAATATAGCCATACTAAATGCAGATGCATCTACGCCAGATGCAGACCATTCTGTATAGGATTGGTATGCAGCAATTGGCACACCTATAAAGTTAACCAAATCGTTACCTGCAAAAGCCAAGGCTAAAGCAAAAGTACCAACTCCAATAATAATTTTATAGATATTAAGTTTTGCAAATACAGTTAATACGTATGACACAACAAACCAAATAACAAAGTTTACAAGCACTATAGGAAACCATTGTACTTCTAAAAAGTGTTTAATAGTCATATCTCCTATAATATCTATACTCTGACTTGCAAAAGCAGTACCTTTTATACCTTTCATAAATATAAAGTACGTAATAGCAGATAACCCAACACCTCCAAAAACAGCACCTACCCATTTAGCCTTTCTCTCAAAATCATAAGACAATAGCAAACGAGAAAACCATTGCACAATTGCACCTATAGAAAAGGCAATAACAACAGAGAGGAGAATACCTATTATAATCTCTGTTGCTTTAGATGTATTAATGTAATTTACTACATCTGATGCACTACCACCAGCTTGCAATATTTTAATTAATGCCATTGCTACAGCTGCACCTAGCAACTCAAAAACAATAGAAACCGTTGTAGACGTTGGCATACCTAGGGTATTAAAAAAGTCTAACAACAGAATATCTGTAATCATTACGGCCATAAAAATGAACATAATTTCATTAAAGTAAAACTCATTGGGGTTAAAAATACCTTTTCTAGCAACCTCCATCATTCCACTAGAAAATATAGCGCCACAAGCAATACCCACACTGGCTACAATCATTATACTTCTAAAAGAAATAGCTTTAGATCCTATAGCCGAATTTAAAAAGTTAACCGCATCATTACTAACACCAACCACAAGATCTGCAATAGCTAAGACAGCTAAAGCAATAATCATTATTAAGTAAATATTACTCTCCATAATTTATAAAAATTCAATTTGCAAATATGCTTTGTTTTAAACTGTCTAACGTTATGTTAAGGTTATTTTTTTTCTTAAAAATGAACCTCTAATTGCAGCCTGTATATAAGTCCGTCAGGTCCACCAACTTCTGTTAAATAAGTAGCATCTGTTTGTACTTTTAATTTGTGCCCTACTAAATACTTAGACACTCCAAATGTATATTGATTTTCTTTATTTTCATTTGTAATTTGCTTATCTAATTCTACAGATGTATACCTACCCGTAATTTCCAAGTTATTTTTAAAAACATAACCAGACATTAGATTTAAACCCTTACCTACTTGCACCACATCTCCCGTGACAGTACCGTCTTTGTTTACAGCAATAGCGTTATCTGCTTTACGATCTGCATATTCTCCTAAAAACGAAAACCCATTGTATTTAAAAATAGCATTTACAAACAACGTATTAATATCTGTCTCATAAAAACCAGTATCAGTAAACATATAATTACCTTGATTACTTCTTGTTTTTACCGCATTTTTATTTGCGTCATAAGCTACACCAAGTAATAACTTTGGAGATTGCTCCCTTTTTAAATCACCTCCTACATACTCTGTATTTCCTGTAAAAGCCCCAAAAGGCAATAATTCTAAACGAGTTGTATACTGGTAACCGCCCAAATTTCCTTTAGACACATTCCTTCCTTCACCTTGAGACAAAGCAAATGCCTCCCGAATTAAGAACTTATCTGACAAATAAAATTTATGCCTTAACTGAGCTCCCATATCCCTATCTATAGTAAACCTATTATTTAACAAAGACCTATCTACCAATTGCATATTAGCAGATGAAACTATGCGCTCTATATTTCCTGGCAATTTTGTTTGCCCAATCCATAACTCAAAATTCTCATAGAAATTCCACATCACAAAAGCATCTAAAATATAGCGTGGTGCGTCGTGTGTAAACTCAGATGCTCCAGAAATATCTCTGTTAGACAAACCTAACTCTACCTTATATTTTAATTTAGGAGAATACGCAAAACCTTTAAATTTTAAACGCCCTCTTCTAATTAAAAAATTAGATCCAATAGAGGATAATTTATCATTCTCTGACCATTGTCCTATACCCAAAAATTGCATTCTTCCAGAAACATTCATACTCCAAGTACTATCTTTTCCTACTAGGTTTAAAATACCTTTACCAAAAGCAGGCGCCTTAACCTCTTGGGATTTAACCGAGTTTAAACCAATAAAAAGAAATAATACCGTTAGAATTCTAAAACACATAAATGCTATTTTTTTCGATTACAACAACCCACTTCTGATGTTAATTAATTGTTTCTAAATTATTAACTCATTGCAAATTTAGGGAAACTAAGTTAAAGACTAAGGTGTTATTATATATAACCGATGTAGACACTAAAGTTGGTTGATATAAAATTCTTTTAAGTTTAATCTACTTTGTTTAAAAAGCTATTTAAGTATCTTGCAACTTTAAAATTGAGCATTATGAACTGGGAGCAATTATTATCTTTAAAACGCTTTGGAGACACCAATAAAAGACTACGAAAAGAACAGGATGAAACTCGTTTAGGATTTGAGGTAGATTATGACCGTGTCATTTTTTCATCTGCATTTAGAAGCTTACAAGATAAAACCCAGGTAATTCCTCTTTCTAAAACAGACTTTATACACACTAGACTTACACATAGCTTAGAGGTTTCTGTGGTTGGTCGTAGTTTAGGACGTATTGTTGGTAAAAAAATACTAGAAAAACACCCACACTTAAAAGAAGTTCACGGTTACCATTACAATGATTTTGGAGCTATTGTTGCCGTAGCATCTTTAGCGCATGATATAGGAAATCCACCATTTGGACATAGCGGAGAAAAAGCTATTGGCGAATATTTTAAAACAGGTAATGGCCTAAAATACAAGGATCAACTAACAGATAAAGAATACCAAGATATTATAGATTTTGAAGGTAACGCTAACGGATTTAAGCTATTAACAGAGTCCAGAACAGGTGTAGAAGGTGGTTTAAGATTAAGTTATGCTACGCTAGGTACCTTTATGAAATACCCAAAAGAATCTTTACCTAAAAAACCCACAAAACATATTGCAGATAAAAAATTTGGTTTTTTTCAGACCGAAAAGGATTTTTTTAGCGAGGTAGCAGAAGAACTGGGATTAATGCAAACCAGAGATGGTAAAGACATCTCTTTTTCTAGACACCCACTAACTTATTTGGTTGAAGCAGCAGATGATATTTGCTACACAATTATAGATTTTGAAGACGGAATAAACCTTGGTTTAATATCTGAAGATTACGCTTTAGAATATTTGATTAAGTTGGTAAAAGACAAAATAAACACTAAAAAATACAATGAAATGGTGTTTATGCAAGATCGTCTTAGTTACTTACGAGCTCTTGCAATTAACACACTTATTACAGATGCTGTTGCTATATTTTTAGAAAATGAAGAAGCCATTTTAGATGGATCTTTTGAC containing:
- the dgt gene encoding dGTP triphosphohydrolase — encoded protein: MNWEQLLSLKRFGDTNKRLRKEQDETRLGFEVDYDRVIFSSAFRSLQDKTQVIPLSKTDFIHTRLTHSLEVSVVGRSLGRIVGKKILEKHPHLKEVHGYHYNDFGAIVAVASLAHDIGNPPFGHSGEKAIGEYFKTGNGLKYKDQLTDKEYQDIIDFEGNANGFKLLTESRTGVEGGLRLSYATLGTFMKYPKESLPKKPTKHIADKKFGFFQTEKDFFSEVAEELGLMQTRDGKDISFSRHPLTYLVEAADDICYTIIDFEDGINLGLISEDYALEYLIKLVKDKINTKKYNEMVFMQDRLSYLRALAINTLITDAVAIFLENEEAILDGSFDVSLLDKSNYIAQIKDIISLSVSKVYKSQEVIEKEIAGYKIISDILDVYTNALVKTANGTASNYDNIVLQTLPERYQNTDAPLYNLLLNTCCYVASLSDSGAVHIHNKIMGKQL
- a CDS encoding porin — its product is MCFRILTVLFLFIGLNSVKSQEVKAPAFGKGILNLVGKDSTWSMNVSGRMQFLGIGQWSENDKLSSIGSNFLIRRGRLKFKGFAYSPKLKYKVELGLSNRDISGASEFTHDAPRYILDAFVMWNFYENFELWIGQTKLPGNIERIVSSANMQLVDRSLLNNRFTIDRDMGAQLRHKFYLSDKFLIREAFALSQGEGRNVSKGNLGGYQYTTRLELLPFGAFTGNTEYVGGDLKREQSPKLLLGVAYDANKNAVKTRSNQGNYMFTDTGFYETDINTLFVNAIFKYNGFSFLGEYADRKADNAIAVNKDGTVTGDVVQVGKGLNLMSGYVFKNNLEITGRYTSVELDKQITNENKENQYTFGVSKYLVGHKLKVQTDATYLTEVGGPDGLIYRLQLEVHF
- a CDS encoding DUF6503 family protein, whose product is MKNSFLVIMLFVSCLTTLKAQEESALDFLEKVISRHDPNNNWPTFKGDLVVTMSTPNKEDRVTDIHIDIPKSTFILSNKVDGKKRTTKIVNDSVSFFIYDKEIRNADEQKTFKFTKERALFMRNYYTYLYGLPMKLKDKGTIIDPKIYSKKINQKWYKVIKATYDKEVGKDTWYFYFDPKSLDMERYQFYHDESKNDGEYIVLSNSEIINGVRMPAIRAWYTNKEDKLLGTDVLTKK
- a CDS encoding inorganic phosphate transporter; this translates as MESNIYLIMIIALAVLAIADLVVGVSNDAVNFLNSAIGSKAISFRSIMIVASVGIACGAIFSSGMMEVARKGIFNPNEFYFNEIMFIFMAVMITDILLLDFFNTLGMPTSTTVSIVFELLGAAVAMALIKILQAGGSASDVVNYINTSKATEIIIGILLSVVIAFSIGAIVQWFSRLLLSYDFERKAKWVGAVFGGVGLSAITYFIFMKGIKGTAFASQSIDIIGDMTIKHFLEVQWFPIVLVNFVIWFVVSYVLTVFAKLNIYKIIIGVGTFALALAFAGNDLVNFIGVPIAAYQSYTEWSASGVDASAFSMAILTEKVPTPTLLLFISGMIMVATLWFSKKARYVAETEINLSREGEGKERFEPNFLSRGIVRIGIAISTYTSSVMPKSITDKVEARFEKPKIALAKDKTYDMPAFDMVRAAVNLVVAGILISVATSFKLPLSTTYVTFMVAMGTSLADRAWGAESAVYRVAGVLNVIGGWFGTAIIAFTAAGIILTLINFGTGAAIAILLFVAILLLARNYISYNKKSKEIKAEDSLRRAESSSIQGVIVESAKNTANVVKRTNKIYTNAIDGLAKQNLDILKKNKKGVVKLGDEVDDLRDHIFYFIKNLDDASVGASNFYINILGSLQDMAQSLEYITKISYKHINNNHKKLKYNQIKELKEIDYKLEHILNETQAVFETRSFDKIAQILEEKEALFELLSQKIQKQVERTRTEESSPKNTTLYFSLLLETKDLMTATINMLELYYNEHDSSVPPATIS
- a CDS encoding zinc-dependent metalloprotease, whose protein sequence is MKKILLLCVAATLFSATSINAQKKKKSKKGKAEQTTPLQKSKKGDIKNYSQVVTKDAITDEGLFKVHKVDKKYLYEIPFSKLNKDMLWVTRIAKIPTGLGGGYMNAGSKTNEQMVNWTRFQDKILLKSKSYSNVADSTKAISASVKVNNYEPTLFAFDIEAFSTDSTSVVIDVTSLFSTDVPAISGLSSRLRKTYKVKRLDPKRSFINIVKSFPENIEVKQDFTFNASEPSTLRSTESISLQVNQSMILLPEQPMQPRISDPRVGYFTVSQYDFGSDELKADEKTYIRRWRLVPKDPKAYARGELVEPVKPIVYYLDPGTPENLKEYIKQGIEDWQKPFETAGFKNAIIARDAPTAEEDPEFSPEDIRYSMIRYVASTTRNAVGPSVSDPRSGEIIESDIIWYHNHLRSYRNRYLLETGAANPSARTLKTEPKEIGDMMRMVIAHEVGHALGFPHNMAASYAYPVDSLRNGEFTQKNGIAASIMDYARYNYIAQPGDKNIRFIRQMGPYDHYVTNWGYRYLASESPEAEIPTLNKWILEKADDPIYRYGRQSSRFDPQSQTEGLGDDPVKASTYGVKNLKYVAKNLSSWTSDKTNNYDDLEELYGELLGVYSRYAGHVVTNIGGVFENLKTPKQSGSVYTVLSKAKQKESMKWLQDNVFSTQPWLVDKTILQNIDHAGYPENLRKVQARHLNSILSADRIGRLLDAETTNKTYYSALEMLSDLRKGIWKEAYTGRSADIYRRNLQRTYVERMQTLLTAKNGRGSSFDVTTSDVSSLVRGELRTLRSKLKLAKNGNINTVTRYHYEDVIAKIDQALDPK